A region of the Rutidosis leptorrhynchoides isolate AG116_Rl617_1_P2 unplaced genomic scaffold, CSIRO_AGI_Rlap_v1 contig57, whole genome shotgun sequence genome:
TTCCAGAATATTTTGAAGCTGACAAAACATTTCTATCAGTCTAAGTCTGGATATCGATAGTTAAAGTCTCAAGATTTTATAGTCTCAAGACTTTGTTATCTCAAGACTCAAGACTCAAGACTCAAGACTCAAGACTCAAAGTTATTCTCACTGACAGTCTTTCTAATCCAGTGTTGAAGGAAATCCAAAGTCGAGGTTTATGATTAAGGATTTGATCCTATCCTCTGGGATAGATTCTTTGGTTGGATAATCATTTCGGATTCTTTATATCTTATCTAAGAACGATTGAAGATCCGATGGTCGACGAAATAATCTTGGATTATTCTATTCTTGGAAACCGAGATCCTGATTGTATGGGCGAACAGGATTGATGGGCTATCATCAGATTCCTTATATAGCTCGGATGATCTTCTTGATTGATTCCGTCCAACGGGTAGATTGGAGGAATTCCTTTGGTAAGTGCCAACGGCTATGATGGCATGAAGGAGTATAAAAGGAAGACGTTCTAGTTGTTTTAAGAGTGTGATCGATAGAAAAATTCCAGAGTCTGAAGATCCTTTGATTGTTAGTTGAGACTGAGCGAAATTGTATACTGAGAGTGTTTATACTTGGTGACGCCTTGAGCGAGTGTGGTAGATCATCTACACCTAGAAATCAAGGAAGATCAACACTGTAACAACTCTTTGATCATAGTGGAATCCAGCCAATCGGCTGTCAGTGCAGAAGAGTGGACGTAGGCTTGAATCAAGCCGAACCACTATAAACTGAGTGTTCAATTCTCTCTTTCCCTTACTCAGTCTTGCGATTGAATTTTCAACTGTTGCAAAGTCTCTAATTGTTTAAATATCGTGCAAACATCGAGAAATTTTTTGTGTAtacctattcacccccctctaggtaCTCGTACTAGCTatctcaattggtatcagagcctgTGTTCTTACTTTGTTTGAAGTGTTTTACTTCAGAGTAAAAGATCCATGGCTAGTATGCTAGCACCGGGGCTGATGGAGGGGCAAAGCAATACCAGACCTCCCTACTTCGATGGAAAGGATTACAACATCTGGAAGAACAAGATGAAAGCTTTCCTACGATCAAAGGATCCTCTGGAATGGGACGTAGTGGAAAAAGGGATCACTCCTGCTGCTGCATCAAACACTGAAAGAGGAAAAGAAACCGTTGAAACCAGCGGAATGTCTCAAGAAGAAATAAACAAGAGACAAGCACTCGATGCTAAAGCAATTTATTCTTTATATTGTGCTTTGTCACCAACTGAATATAACAGAATATCTTCTTGTGTCACAGCAAAAGAAGTCTGGGACAGGTTACATATCACTTATGAAGGAACAGATCGAGTGAAGGAGACCAGAATTAACATTCTTCTTGGTCAATATGAATCCTTCAAAATGAAACCAGGAGAATCTATAACTGACATGTTTAGTCGTTTTACAGATATTGTCAATGGTCTTGAGAACCAAGGACAAAAAATTTCTGATCCCATGAAGGTGAACAAGCTTCTACGTGGACTCTCCAAGGATTGGAATCATATAAAGACTTCAATAAGAGAGACGCAAAGAATCATGCCATTATCTGTAGACGAACTGATTGGAACTCTTCAGTCTTACGAAGTGGAACGAATTAATGAAGACGAAGATCCAAGAGGTAAGAAATCTATTGCACTAAAATCAAATGATGATTCTGATGATGCAGATTCTGAAGATGATATGAATGATGAGGAGCTCGCCCTCATGATAAGAAGATTCAGAAAACTGAATAGAAAAGGCAGAAGGTTTATCCCAAAGAAACAAAGTTCTCAGAGACAGCAGACCAAGTCTGTTGATGATGAGGAACCAAACAAAGAAGTAGTTTGCTTCGAATGTAAAAAGAAGGGACACATCAGACCCAACTGTCCTCTTCTGAAAAAGAAAAGAGGAAAAGCTGAGAAATTTCGAAAAGCTCTTAAAGCCGAAACCTGGAGCGATACAGAGTGTGAAGAAAGTGATGAGGAATATGCCAACCTGTGTCTAATGGCGCAATCAGACTCAGACTCTGGATCAGACTCAGACAGTGAATTTGAGGTAAGTGATTATAAAATCCCTGTCAAAGTCTCTAAATATATTAATGAGTTATGTTTTAGTCTTAAGACTTCTCTTAAAAGGATTTCCGAACTTAAAAAGGAAAACTCAGTTTTAAAACAAAAGGAAAACATTTTAGAAGAAAAGGTAAAAAATTTAGACTTGAATGTTTCTACTCTTAAAGAGAGTGAAGACAATCTTTCAAAAGAAAATGCTTTCTTAAAAACTGATTTATCAAATATTTCAAAGAAATTTTCAATAGGGTCCGAAAAGCTTGAAAAAGTCCTTTCAATCCAAAGACCTTACTTTAATAAGTCGGGTCTAGGTATGACAGAAGAAACAATCCCTTTGATTGATTTTCCGAAAGTAAAAGAAAGAATTAAGAAAAGACCATCGAGAGAGGCTTATAAAAATCATTTCAAAAGAGTTTTTGTAAAGCCTGTAGGTCGAAATGCTTTAAGGTGTTCTAAGTGTAACAGTCAGGATCATTTTGAAAAAGAGTGTCCTATGGTTTGGAAGCCTGTGAAGAGAGTATGGCCTAATAATGCTTATCCTACTAACACGAAAGGACCCAagaaaatttgggtaccaaagaaagcTTGAGACTCTCTTTTGAATGCAGGTCTCTGTCAAAAAGAAGGTAAAGTGGTATCTTGACAGCggatgctcaagacacatgacaggAGACTCAGAGTGTTTCATAAAGCTTATTAAAGTGAATGGTGGAAAAGTTTCATTCGGAGGAAATAGCAAAGGAAGTATTGTGGGATTCGGAATTGCGAAAATTGGAAATCTCACAATAAGCAATGTCTCTCTAGTGGAAGGACTCAACTACAATCTACTCAGCATTAGCCAATTGTGTGATACTGGTTACAAGATCTTCTTTCAAGAAGGCATTTGTTCTGGAATTAGCAAAGATTCGACTCAGTCTTTCATGGGTCGAAGGCATGGAAACATCTACCTCCTTGATGTAAAGccaaatgaagaacaatgcttaaTTTCAATTCAAGATGAAGCAATTCTATGGCATAGAAAGCTTGGCCATATCAACAAGAAGCAATTAGCCAAAATCTCTTCAAAGCAGCTTGTTCGAGGTCTACCTAAACTGCCATACCAAAAGTCTGACTTATGTACTCCATGCATTCTGGGAAAGCAGGTAAGAAATTCATTTAAACAAATAAATCATGTATCTACTAATCATGTAATACAGTTGCTTCATATAGATCTCTTCGGACCAACAAGAACCCAGAGCATTGGAGGTAAGAAATATTGTCTAGTAATTGTAGATGATTACTCTCGTTTTACCTGGGTATATTTTCTTGCAAACAAATCAGAAACCTTTTCATACTTTGAAAAGTttgctaaaaaggttcaaaatgaaAAAGGATGTGCTATTTCTAGTATAAGAACAGATCATGGAAGTGAATTTGAAAATCAAGATTTTACGAGATTCTGTGATAAATCTGGTGTTAATCACATGTTCTCCTCTCCGTATACTCCAGAGCAAAATGGAGTTGTGGAAAGAAAGAATAGATCTCTTCAAGAAATGGCTAGAACACTTTTAATTGAAAGTAAAATTTCTTCACGATTTTGGGCTGAAGCTGTTTCAACTGCTTGCTATATTATAAATAGAGTCTTTTTAAGACCTATTCTTGATAAATCCCCCTATGAATTGTTCAAAGGTAAGAAGCCTATTGTTTCATACTTTCATGTGTTCGGTTGCAAATGCTTTATTTTGAAAAATGCAAATGATCGAGTTGGTAAGTTTGAAGAAAGATCAGATGAAGGCATCTTCCTTGGATATTCTACATCAAGCAAAGCCTACAGAGTCTACAACAAAAAAAAGCCAGTCTGTGGAAGAATCAATGAATGTCAAATTCCAAGACTCAGTGCAAGATGAATCCAGCCAGACTCAGTACGAAGAGACTGAATCCGCTCTAGATCTTCAAACGTCTACATCTCAAGAAGCATCTCAGATTCTGGAAGTCCATCATCAAGACGCTCATGGAGAATCAAATAAAGAAAG
Encoded here:
- the LOC139884551 gene encoding uncharacterized protein, whose amino-acid sequence is MASMLAPGLMEGQSNTRPPYFDGKDYNIWKNKMKAFLRSKDPLEWDVVEKGITPAAASNTERGKETVETSGMSQEEINKRQALDAKAIYSLYCALSPTEYNRISSCVTAKEVWDRLHITYEGTDRVKETRINILLGQYESFKMKPGESITDMFSRFTDIVNGLENQGQKISDPMKVNKLLRGLSKDWNHIKTSIRETQRIMPLSVDELIGTLQSYEVERINEDEDPRGKKSIALKSNDDSDDADSEDDMNDEELALMIRRFRKLNRKGRRFIPKKQSSQRQQTKSVDDEEPNKEVVCFECKKKGHIRPNCPLLKKKRGKAEKFRKALKAETWSDTECEESDEEYANLCLMAQSDSDSGSDSDSEFEVSDYKIPVKVSKYINELCFSLKTSLKRISELKKENSVLKQKENILEEKVKNLDLNVSTLKESEDNLSKENAFLKTDLSNISKKFSIGSEKLEKVLSIQRPYFNKSGLGMTEETIPLIDFPKVKERIKKRPSREAYKNHFKRVFVKPVGRNALRCSKCNSQDHFEKECPMVWKPVKRVWPNNAYPTNTKGPKKIWVPKKA